The genome window CCCGCCGGGAAGGGATCCTGGCGCTGGAAGAAAAGATCGAATCGTATGATGACGATTTTTTTAAAAATGGAATCCGCTTGGTCGTTGACGGGGTGGACCCGGAACTGGTGCGCAGCATCATGGAAACCGAGCTGTCGTTCATCGAGGACCGCCATTCGAAAGGGGCAGCCCTCTTCGAGCAGGCGGGCGGTTTTGCGCCGACGATGGGGATCATCGGAACGGTGATGGGGCTGGTGCATGTGCTCTCGAACCTGGAGGACGCCAGCAAACTAGGACCCTCGATCGCCGTCGCGTTCATTGCTACGCTCTACGGCGTCGCTTCCGCCAACGTGGTGTGGCTGCCGATCGCCAACAAGCTGAAGGTGCGCAGCAAGCAGGAAATTTTGATCCGCGAACTGATGATCGAAGGCATCCTGTCGATTCAGGCAGGTGAGAACCCGAGCATTCTCGGGCAGAAACTGAAAGTGTTCCTGGCGCCCGCGAATCGCGAAAAGAAAGAGGAAACAGCCGGGCGGGAGGTAGGCGAGGCGGATGTCGAGACGGCGTAACTCCCATGCCGGCACGCATGAAAACCATGAGCGCTGGCTGTTGACCTATGCGGATCTGATCACGCTACTGATGATTTTTTTCGTCGTGTTATACGCGATGTCAAAAATCGACATCACTCGGTACGAGCAACTTGCGATCTCCCTGAATCAGTCGTTTTACGACGGTTCGACCGGTGTGATGAGAACGAAATTTGAGAAGTCGCAGGGGCAACCGAACGAAGCGGGCAACTCGGTCGACAAACAGACGCTGGAAGCGAGCCGTAAACTGGCGGAAGAAACCCAGCGTTTGAAGGAAGCGGAGCAGAAGCTGAAACAGTACATCCAACAAAACAACCTGGGCGACAAAGTGATGGTGGAACTGAACGAAAGAGGTGTGCAAATCACGTTGCGTGATGTGGCGCTGTACGACACCGGCTCGGCGGTGATCAAACCGGAAGCGGAACGGATTCTCGACGGGATTGCCCCATTTTTAAAGGCGCTGCCGAATAAAATTTCGGTCGAAGGCCACACCGACAATGTGCCGATCCGCAACAGCCAGTTCCGGTCCAATTTTGACCTGTCGGCCGCGCGGGCGCTCAACGTGCTGTATTATTTGCAAACTCGCGAGGTGAAGCCGGATCGGCTGTCGGCAACCGGATACGGCGAGTATATGCCGGTGGCAAGCAACGACACGCCGGAAGGGCGGGCCGCCAATCGGCGGGTTAACATTCTCATTTTGCGCAGCGCTGTCCAGTGACCGTTGGCAGATTGAAAAAACAGGTTCAAACTAGTGGCATTCAACCAATATACATTCCGGACGTCAAAAAAGCTTCCTCTATATAATGGGCAGTTCGTCAGAAGTGCCTCGGAGGAAGCTTTTTCATTATGCCCAATTCTGCAAGTGGATTTTTTTTCTCGGTTCCGCTACAATAGAACAGAAGTTCGTGTTCGGTTTCTATAGTCTGGTTGCACAATAAAAATGTTATGTTACCTGCCGGTCGAAGGAGTATAATAGGAGGTATGGAAAGGGTGGGGATGATGGCAGACCGGAAAGGCAAGTTCGAGTTGGTATCCGAATATTCGCCGCGGGGAGATCAGCCGAAGGCGATTGAAGCGCTGGTCAACGGCATCCGATCCGGGTTGAGGCAACAGGTGCTGCTCGGCGTCACCGGTTCCGGAAAGACGTTTACGATGGCGAATGTGATCGCCAAAGTGAACAAACCGACGCTCGTGCTGGCGCCCAACAAGACGTTGGCTGCCCAACTGGCTGCCGAGTTCAAGGAGTTTTTTCCGAACAACGCGGTCGAATACTTCGTTTCCTACTACGATTATTATCAACCGGAGGCGTACATTCCGTCGACCGATACCTATATTGAAAAAGACGCGAAAATCAACGATGAAATCGACAAGCTGCGGCATTCGGCCACCAGCTCGCTGCTGGAGCGGAATGACGTGATCGTGGTCGGCTCCGTATCTTCGATTTACGGGTTGGGGAACCCTGTCGAATATGCGGCACATGTGCTGTCGCTGCGTGTAGGCATGGAAAAGCCAAGAAACGACATCCTGCGCAAGCTTGTCGAAATGCAGTATGAGCGAAACGACATCAATTTTGTGCGCGGCACGTTTCGCGTACGCGGCGACGTGTTGGAAATTTTTCCGGCGTCCCGCAGCGAAAAGGCGTTTCGCGTGGAACTGTTCGGAGATGAGATTGAACGGATCACGGAGATCGATGTGGTGACGGGCGAGATTGTGGGGACGCGCCAGCATGTTGCGATTTTTCCGGCGTCCCACTTCGTGACATCCGGCGACAAGATGCAGCGGGCGATCAATAGCATCCGCGCCGAACTGGAGGAGCGACTGGCGGAATTGCGGGCGGCCGGCAAGCTGCTGGAGGCGCAGCGGCTCGAGCAGCGGACCAACTACGATCTGGAGATGATGGCGGAGATCGGATTCTGTTCCGGCATCGAGAACTACTCGCGCCATCTGGAAGGACGTCCTGCCGGGTCGCCTCCCAACACGTTGCTCGATTATTTTCCGAAAGATTTTTTGCTGATCATCGACGAGTCGCACGTGGCGGTGCCGCAGATCGGCGGCATGTACAACGGCGACCGCAGCCGCAAGCTGACGCTGATCGAGCACGGATTCCGGCTGCCTTCGGCGGCGGACAACCGGCCGCTGAAATTTGAAGAATTTGAGCAGCGGATCAACCAGGTGATCTACGTATCGGCAACACCGGGACCTTATGAACTGGAACGGGCCGAGCAGGTGGTCGAACAGATTATTCGTCCGACCGGTCTGGTCGATCCGGAAATTCACGTGCGGCCGATCAAAGGCCAGATCGATGATCTGGTGGGCGAGATTCACAAGCGGATCAAGCGGGATGAACGCGTCCTCGTCACGACGCTGACGAAGAAGATGGCGGAAGATCTGACCGACTATCTGAAAGATCTCGGGATCAAGGTGCGCTATCTGCACTCGGATATCAAGACATTGGAGCGGATGATGATCCTGCGCGATCTGCGGATGGGCGTGTTCGACGTGCTGGTCGGCATCAACCTGCTGCGGGAAGGCCTGGATTTGCCGGAAGTTTCGCTGGTGGCGATTCTGGATGCGGACAAGGAAGGGTTCCTGCGGGCGGAACGGTCGCTGATTCAGACGATCGGGCGGGCCGCCCGGAATGCGGAAGGTCAGGTGATCATGTACGCGGATACGATCACGCAGTCGATGAAGGCGGCGATCGACGAAACGAACCGCCGCCGCCGGATCCAGCAAGAGTACAACAGGCAGCACGGCATCACGCCGCAAACGGTTCGCAAGGCGGTCCGGGATGTGATTGAGGCGACGAAGGCGGCCGAGTCGAAGACGGAGTACAACGTGAAGCAGAGTGTCGACAAGATGTCGAAGAAAGAGCGCGAGCAGTTGATCAGGACGTTGGAAAAGGAAATGAAGGAAGCGGCAAAAGCGCTGCAGTTCGAGCGAGCCGCCGAATTGCGCGACATTATTTTGGAACTGTCGGCTTCATAGGCAAGCTGCCGCGTTTGGTGGCGGTGGTTTGACCGGTTGCACCGTTGGTTGAAATGGAGTGAGTAAGCCGTGCGTTTGGCGAGGCGGCTTGACCGGCTGCAACTTTGTCGAAGCGGCTTGTCAGGTGCGGTACATCCCTGTTTTGCATCCTTTTTTTCGCGCCGTGGTCGATTCGACAACGGGCCGGCCGCTTTCGACGTTTTTCCCGGGAAATGTAGAAACGTGCAGAAAAGGAGAGCTTTATGGCACAGGAATATATCGTCGTCAAAGGTGCGCGCGTCCATAACCTGAAAAATATCGATGTGCAGATTCCCAGAGACAAGCTGGTCGTGTTGACCGGCCTCAGCGGCTCCGGGAAATCTTCGCTTGCGTTCGACACGATTTACGCGGAGGGGCAACGCCGCTATGTCGAATCGTTGTCCGCTTATGCCCGGCAGTTTTTGGGGCAGATGGACAAACCGGATGTCGATTCGATTGACGGGTTGTCGCCTGCCATCTCGATCGACCAAAAAACGACCAGCCGCAATCCCCGTTCAACGGTCGGCACGGTAACCGAGATCTACGATTATTTGCGGCTGCTGTTTGCCCGCGTCGGACAACCTTTCTGCCCTAACTGCGACATTCCGATCGCTTCGCAAACGGTCGAGCAAATGGTGGACCATGTGCTGGAATTGCCGGAACGGACGAAGATCCAGATTTTCGCTCCGCTGATTCGTGGGCGCAAGGGAGAGCACAGCAAACTGTTCGATGACATCCGCAAGCAAGGCTATGTCCGCGTCCGCGTCGACGGCGAAATTCGCGATTTGTCGGAAGACATCGAACTGGAAAAAAACAAGAAGCACACGATCGAAGTGGTGGTCGACCGGATCGTGGTGAAAGACGATGTGGCAACCCGCCTTGCTGACTCCCTGGAGACCGCCTTGAACCTGTCGGGCGGCATTGTGACCGTCGGGGTGGTCGGCGGGGAGGAGATGATTTTTTCGCAAAATCTGGGCTGCCCGGAATGCGGATTCTCCTTGCCGGAACTGAGCCCGCGCATG of Effusibacillus pohliae DSM 22757 contains these proteins:
- a CDS encoding flagellar motor protein, which gives rise to MDITTILGLILGVGFLTGAFVLEGGHIGSLFQGTAAMIVIGGTLAALMVSTPLEQLKQLPKILKIAFTHKPKDPLDVIDELVSLATIARREGILALEEKIESYDDDFFKNGIRLVVDGVDPELVRSIMETELSFIEDRHSKGAALFEQAGGFAPTMGIIGTVMGLVHVLSNLEDASKLGPSIAVAFIATLYGVASANVVWLPIANKLKVRSKQEILIRELMIEGILSIQAGENPSILGQKLKVFLAPANREKKEETAGREVGEADVETA
- the uvrB gene encoding excinuclease ABC subunit UvrB, giving the protein MADRKGKFELVSEYSPRGDQPKAIEALVNGIRSGLRQQVLLGVTGSGKTFTMANVIAKVNKPTLVLAPNKTLAAQLAAEFKEFFPNNAVEYFVSYYDYYQPEAYIPSTDTYIEKDAKINDEIDKLRHSATSSLLERNDVIVVGSVSSIYGLGNPVEYAAHVLSLRVGMEKPRNDILRKLVEMQYERNDINFVRGTFRVRGDVLEIFPASRSEKAFRVELFGDEIERITEIDVVTGEIVGTRQHVAIFPASHFVTSGDKMQRAINSIRAELEERLAELRAAGKLLEAQRLEQRTNYDLEMMAEIGFCSGIENYSRHLEGRPAGSPPNTLLDYFPKDFLLIIDESHVAVPQIGGMYNGDRSRKLTLIEHGFRLPSAADNRPLKFEEFEQRINQVIYVSATPGPYELERAEQVVEQIIRPTGLVDPEIHVRPIKGQIDDLVGEIHKRIKRDERVLVTTLTKKMAEDLTDYLKDLGIKVRYLHSDIKTLERMMILRDLRMGVFDVLVGINLLREGLDLPEVSLVAILDADKEGFLRAERSLIQTIGRAARNAEGQVIMYADTITQSMKAAIDETNRRRRIQQEYNRQHGITPQTVRKAVRDVIEATKAAESKTEYNVKQSVDKMSKKEREQLIRTLEKEMKEAAKALQFERAAELRDIILELSAS
- a CDS encoding flagellar motor protein MotB, encoding MSRRRNSHAGTHENHERWLLTYADLITLLMIFFVVLYAMSKIDITRYEQLAISLNQSFYDGSTGVMRTKFEKSQGQPNEAGNSVDKQTLEASRKLAEETQRLKEAEQKLKQYIQQNNLGDKVMVELNERGVQITLRDVALYDTGSAVIKPEAERILDGIAPFLKALPNKISVEGHTDNVPIRNSQFRSNFDLSAARALNVLYYLQTREVKPDRLSATGYGEYMPVASNDTPEGRAANRRVNILILRSAVQ